In the Purpureocillium takamizusanense chromosome 5, complete sequence genome, one interval contains:
- the SOK1 gene encoding Protein SOSEKI 1, variant 2 (EggNog:ENOG503NYUP~COG:T) gives MASLTPFFRPQTHTRWYLLPSRFPSRWETICVLASTGDSPCTPSVRSARTTSAFGNMEQGYGGPVERSRTLSTSGPVPNGDGEGMKDTDVQMQPAPQNEPEGSKVVQPSQESPRRCEGAVRTSSPASAARSESGSASASDSEHARGEATSTLTGRKSRRHSAPQPWPVEPPVTRSTLSELDVSKIIHNPKLRHDINFDPELHFRPNLDGEKGRKKQERANQFWKTLKEELTEFLMDRPSFDRKHGERNDWTLPALLKAVKEIIQTLVPQRDRQFLDEGLNVELLMQQFNKGIADLEKLASWLSRVLKSHCAPMRDDWVDTMYAQLSNGNRNGDLDELVTGMRSLLSVLEAMKLDVANHQIRCLRPVLIEDTTHFEQKFFLRKIQSRKVDVTGARLWYSDAERTCDVPPGTSQTFGDMGVFFDGLTRLLLPSTQEKRVPSTFLFDEERIMKLRSDVLDAINLDVCMRMYEELEGFGSLNYKIFGARRAMDEFDRCATPENDFNFNTPPASSRPSSLVFSSAGSASSSPRSSVVVPSYVAPENTEARTKARNLYTTLVALLQSAKPTSRPHARWEEMAPSMAIEIFRSTSAPHDILPAFEEKVVNTITTASSDLYRDVESKFQRRLMAELSGRVRELKALSGVSLFAVATGARIQNNSGVLQTSRDTEAPSRDGLEEGGVEDMATRLAHLGILHWRVWSPLVYAGDQDEMVLDDTPNQI, from the coding sequence ATGGCCTCACTAACACCATTTTTTAGACCGCAAACTCACACACGCTGGTATCTACTCCCGTCACGGTTCCCCAGCCGCTGGGAGACCATTTGTGTTCTCGCCTCGACAGGCGATAGCCCCTGCACACCATCCGTCAGATCCGCTCGAACGACTTCTGCCTTTGGAAACATGGAGCAAGGCTACGGAGGACCGGTGGAGAGGTCTCGGACCCTGTCGACATCTGGTCCTGTGCCTAacggggacggcgagggcatgaAGGACACCGACGTCCAGATGCAACCTGCACCGCAAAACGAGCCCGAGGGCAGCAAAGTCGTGCAGCCGTCACAAGAATCTCCCCGGCGATGCGAAGGCGCTGTACGGACGTCGTCCCcggcgtccgccgcccggtcTGAGTCTGGCTCGGCTAGCGCCTCCGACTCGGAGCATGCAAGGGGAGAGGCTACTTCCACTCTCACAGGCCGCAAGTCCCGCCGCCATTCGGCCCCGCAACCGTGGCCCGTGGAACCTCCGGTCACCCGCTCTACACTCAGTGAGCTGGACGTGTCCAAGATCATTCACAACCCGAAACTACGCCACGATATCAATTTTGATCCCGAACTGCATTTCCGACCGAACTTGGATGGCGAAAAGGGCCGCAAGAAGCAAGAAAGGGCGAATCAGTTCTGGAAAACGCTCAAGGAGGAACTCACCGAGTTCCTGATGGACCGGCCGTCATTTGACCGGAAACATGGTGAACGAAACGACTGGACCTTGCCCGCCCTGCTgaaggccgtcaaggagatCATCCAGACCCTGGTGCCTCAGCGCGATCGACAGTTTCTCGATGAGGGCCTGAACGTGGAGCTGCTGATGCAGCAATTCAACAAGGGCATCGCCGATTTAGAGAAGCTGGCATCGTGGCTGTCACGCGTCCTCAAGTCACACTGCGCTCCAATGCGCGATGACTGGGTCGACACCATGTATGCGCAACTAAGCAACGGGAATCGCAACGGTGATCTCGACGAACTCGTGACGGGCATGCGCAGCCTTCTGAGCGTTCTCGAGGCAATGAAGTTGGACGTTGCGAACCACCAGATCCGCTGCCTGCGACCCGTCCTCATCGAGGACACGACTCACTTTGAACAAAAATTCTTTCTGCGCAAGATCCAGTCTCGCAAGGTGGACGTTACGGGGGCCAGGCTGTGGTACTCTGACGCTGAGAGGACCTGCGACGTCCCACCGGGCACATCACAGACTTTCGGCGACATGGGCGTTTTCTTTGACGGGCTCacgcggctgctgcttccgTCTACGCAAGAAAAGCGCGTACCGAGCACCTTCCTGTTCGACGAAGAGCGCATCATGAAGCTGAGGTCTGACGTACTGGACGCTATAAACCTTGACGTGTGCATGCGCATGTATGAGGAGCTCGAAGGTTTTGGGTCGCTCAATTACAAAATTTTtggcgctcgacgggcaATGGATGAGTTCGATCGTTGCGCAACCCCCGAGAACGACTTCAACTTCAACACGCCTCCGGCAAGCTCTCGACCTTCGAGCTTGGTATTCAGCTCTGCTGGCTCGGCCTCCTCATCTCCTCGATCGTCAGTTGTCGTCCCGTCATATGTTGCTCCAGAGAATACCGAAGCCCGGACAAAGGCTCGCAATCTGTATACGACGCTTGTGGCCCTTTTGCAATCCGCGAAGCCGACGTCGCGACCACATGCTCGCTGGGAGGAAATGGCTCCTTCCATGGCTATTGAGATATTCCGTTCCACCAGTGCGCCCCATGATATTCTCCCGGCCTTTGAAGAGAAGGTTGTCAACACGATCACCACTGCCAGTTCCGATCTCTACAGAGACGTCGAGTCCAAGTTCCAGAGACGACTGATGGCAGAGCTGAGCGGCCGTGTGCGCGAGTTGAAGGCGCTTTCCGGCGTATCTCTCTTTGCTGTGGCCACGGGTGCCCGCATCCAAAACAACAGTGGCGTGTTGCAGACGAGTCGAGATACAGAGGCGCCTTCACGGGACGGTttggaggagggcggcgtcgaagaCATGGCGACCCGCCTCGCTCACCTCGGTATCCTGCATTGGAGGGTCTGGTCCCCACTCGTGTACGCCGGAGATCAGGACGAAATGGTTCTCGATGACACGCCAAACCAGATTTAA
- the SOK1 gene encoding Protein SOSEKI 1 (EggNog:ENOG503NYUP~COG:T), giving the protein MEQGYGGPVERSRTLSTSGPVPNGDGEGMKDTDVQMQPAPQNEPEGSKVVQPSQESPRRCEGAVRTSSPASAARSESGSASASDSEHARGEATSTLTGRKSRRHSAPQPWPVEPPVTRSTLSELDVSKIIHNPKLRHDINFDPELHFRPNLDGEKGRKKQERANQFWKTLKEELTEFLMDRPSFDRKHGERNDWTLPALLKAVKEIIQTLVPQRDRQFLDEGLNVELLMQQFNKGIADLEKLASWLSRVLKSHCAPMRDDWVDTMYAQLSNGNRNGDLDELVTGMRSLLSVLEAMKLDVANHQIRCLRPVLIEDTTHFEQKFFLRKIQSRKVDVTGARLWYSDAERTCDVPPGTSQTFGDMGVFFDGLTRLLLPSTQEKRVPSTFLFDEERIMKLRSDVLDAINLDVCMRMYEELEGFGSLNYKIFGARRAMDEFDRCATPENDFNFNTPPASSRPSSLVFSSAGSASSSPRSSVVVPSYVAPENTEARTKARNLYTTLVALLQSAKPTSRPHARWEEMAPSMAIEIFRSTSAPHDILPAFEEKVVNTITTASSDLYRDVESKFQRRLMAELSGRVRELKALSGVSLFAVATGARIQNNSGVLQTSRDTEAPSRDGLEEGGVEDMATRLAHLGILHWRVWSPLVYAGDQDEMVLDDTPNQI; this is encoded by the coding sequence ATGGAGCAAGGCTACGGAGGACCGGTGGAGAGGTCTCGGACCCTGTCGACATCTGGTCCTGTGCCTAacggggacggcgagggcatgaAGGACACCGACGTCCAGATGCAACCTGCACCGCAAAACGAGCCCGAGGGCAGCAAAGTCGTGCAGCCGTCACAAGAATCTCCCCGGCGATGCGAAGGCGCTGTACGGACGTCGTCCCcggcgtccgccgcccggtcTGAGTCTGGCTCGGCTAGCGCCTCCGACTCGGAGCATGCAAGGGGAGAGGCTACTTCCACTCTCACAGGCCGCAAGTCCCGCCGCCATTCGGCCCCGCAACCGTGGCCCGTGGAACCTCCGGTCACCCGCTCTACACTCAGTGAGCTGGACGTGTCCAAGATCATTCACAACCCGAAACTACGCCACGATATCAATTTTGATCCCGAACTGCATTTCCGACCGAACTTGGATGGCGAAAAGGGCCGCAAGAAGCAAGAAAGGGCGAATCAGTTCTGGAAAACGCTCAAGGAGGAACTCACCGAGTTCCTGATGGACCGGCCGTCATTTGACCGGAAACATGGTGAACGAAACGACTGGACCTTGCCCGCCCTGCTgaaggccgtcaaggagatCATCCAGACCCTGGTGCCTCAGCGCGATCGACAGTTTCTCGATGAGGGCCTGAACGTGGAGCTGCTGATGCAGCAATTCAACAAGGGCATCGCCGATTTAGAGAAGCTGGCATCGTGGCTGTCACGCGTCCTCAAGTCACACTGCGCTCCAATGCGCGATGACTGGGTCGACACCATGTATGCGCAACTAAGCAACGGGAATCGCAACGGTGATCTCGACGAACTCGTGACGGGCATGCGCAGCCTTCTGAGCGTTCTCGAGGCAATGAAGTTGGACGTTGCGAACCACCAGATCCGCTGCCTGCGACCCGTCCTCATCGAGGACACGACTCACTTTGAACAAAAATTCTTTCTGCGCAAGATCCAGTCTCGCAAGGTGGACGTTACGGGGGCCAGGCTGTGGTACTCTGACGCTGAGAGGACCTGCGACGTCCCACCGGGCACATCACAGACTTTCGGCGACATGGGCGTTTTCTTTGACGGGCTCacgcggctgctgcttccgTCTACGCAAGAAAAGCGCGTACCGAGCACCTTCCTGTTCGACGAAGAGCGCATCATGAAGCTGAGGTCTGACGTACTGGACGCTATAAACCTTGACGTGTGCATGCGCATGTATGAGGAGCTCGAAGGTTTTGGGTCGCTCAATTACAAAATTTTtggcgctcgacgggcaATGGATGAGTTCGATCGTTGCGCAACCCCCGAGAACGACTTCAACTTCAACACGCCTCCGGCAAGCTCTCGACCTTCGAGCTTGGTATTCAGCTCTGCTGGCTCGGCCTCCTCATCTCCTCGATCGTCAGTTGTCGTCCCGTCATATGTTGCTCCAGAGAATACCGAAGCCCGGACAAAGGCTCGCAATCTGTATACGACGCTTGTGGCCCTTTTGCAATCCGCGAAGCCGACGTCGCGACCACATGCTCGCTGGGAGGAAATGGCTCCTTCCATGGCTATTGAGATATTCCGTTCCACCAGTGCGCCCCATGATATTCTCCCGGCCTTTGAAGAGAAGGTTGTCAACACGATCACCACTGCCAGTTCCGATCTCTACAGAGACGTCGAGTCCAAGTTCCAGAGACGACTGATGGCAGAGCTGAGCGGCCGTGTGCGCGAGTTGAAGGCGCTTTCCGGCGTATCTCTCTTTGCTGTGGCCACGGGTGCCCGCATCCAAAACAACAGTGGCGTGTTGCAGACGAGTCGAGATACAGAGGCGCCTTCACGGGACGGTttggaggagggcggcgtcgaagaCATGGCGACCCGCCTCGCTCACCTCGGTATCCTGCATTGGAGGGTCTGGTCCCCACTCGTGTACGCCGGAGATCAGGACGAAATGGTTCTCGATGACACGCCAAACCAGATTTAA